The DNA segment GCGGCGTTCCACGCCAAGGCAGAGGTGAGCCGCCAGGCGGGCGGGGCGGCGGCGATGGCCGACCTCGTCACGCTCAACGACCGCAGCCTGCGGACCTGCGGTCTCCTCCAGGACCGGGAGGTGGACGGGCTGACGGACAGGTTGCGGGCGCGGCTCGCCCGCCACGCCGACCGGCTCGACGCGCGGCGCCGGGAGGGAAGGGTCCGGCGCTGCCACGGCGACCTGACGCTCCGCAACATCTGCCTGTTCGAGGGCGTGCCGACGCCGTTCGACGCCCTCGAATTCGACGAGCGCCTCGCCACGATCGACGTGCTCTACGACCTCGCCTTCGTGCTGATGGACCTGTGGCACCGCGGCCGGCCCGATCTCGCCAACCGGCTGTTCAACCGCTACCTCGACGCGACCGGCGAGGCGCCCGATGCCGGGCTGATGCCGTTCCTGATGGCGATGCGCGCCGTGATCCGCGCCCATGTGACGGCGAGCCAAATCACGGCCGGTCAAATCACGGCCGCCCAAGCCACGGCGGGGGATGAGGCGGCGGTCCGCGAGGCGCGGGACTACCTCGCCCTGGCGCGGGACCTGCTCGTCGACCGACCGTCCCGCCTCGTGGCGATCGGGGGCCTGAGCGGGTCCGGCAAGTCGACGCTCGCGGCCGCCCTGGCGCCCCGGCTCGGTGCACCCCCGGGCGCCCGGATCGTCGGCAGCGACCGCACCCGCAAGCGCCTGCACGGGGTCGTGCCCCTGACGCGCCTGCCGCCGGGCGCCTATGCGGCCGCCGTCTCGGAGCAGGTCTACGCGGCGATGCGGGACGAGGCCGCCCGGGTCCTGGCGGGCGGGGCGTCGGTGGTGCTCGACGCGGTGTTCGACCGCCCGGCCGAGCGGGAGGCTGTCGAAGGCCTCGCGGCCTCGTGCGGCGTGGCGGTCCAGGGCCTGTGGTTGCAGGCGCCGCTCGCCACGTTGACGGAGCGGGTCGTCACCCGGCGCGGCGACCCGTCCGACGCCACGCCCGCCATCCTGGCCGCCCAGGCGCGGCGGGATTGCGGGAGCATCGCCTGGCACCGGCTCGATGCGGGGCTCGCCCCGGAGAGGCTGGCGAACGAGGCGCTGTGGGTCGGGACCCCGGCTGCGGCCCGCGAGGCCGGGGAGGGGAAGCCCACCGCGGCGTCGGTCCTCGATCCCGCATTGGCGTGAAAGGGTTCCGCCGCGCTCGGTCCGAAATCCGGTCGGCTCGCCGCCCGAACCGCCGCAGCGAGTGGAAGCCGGAGCATTCCCGGCCTACGCGCACGTCGTCACGGCGGGCGAGACCGTGCACGGGCGGTCCGCCTGACAGAGGAAGAGGCTCGTCCCCTTCTGACGCTCGGGTTGATCCTGATCAATGCCGTCCAAAACGATCGGACCAGCCTGAAGCCGGCTATCTGTTTCGACGATCACAATTGCCATGAATCGGGCAGGCGATCCGTCGTCTGCAGGGTGCATCCATGCCACCTGCCGGCGGTGATCCACCCATTCCGGACGTTCCAGTCCCGAAGCTATGCTACACCCTCGTCATTCTCAGCATGACCGGGAATCTGCTTGACATACAAACAATATTTGCATCAGATAACGAAGAGGCGATCATTCTGAGTAAGATGCTGACAGGTAACAACGCCTTCGAGCTGTGGTTGGGGGTTCAGCGCGTCATGTATTTTACGGGCACGATGCATTGAACGGCCGAAGACAGGAAGGGTGGAGGCCCACCTGCACTGTCGGCGGCGGACGGGAAGCCGTCATGGCGCGTTCGGGTCATGGTCGATGAGCCTCCGCCGAGGACCGGCAGCGGCCTCCGCATCGTGCAAGAGCCGACCGGCCAGGCGTCCGGAGTGGTGCGGCCGTCCCGTCCTCAGCCCCGGCTGACGGCCTCGGCGAGGCATCGCACCACGGCCCGGGCAATCGGCAGTTCCTCGTTCGCCGGCACGACATAGACCGCCACGCGCGATCCGACCCGGCTGATGCAGGTGTCACCCCTGTCGTTGCGGGCCGGATCGAGCGCGACGCCGAACACCGCGAGTCCGGCCGCGATCGCCGCCCGGATCCGCGGCGCGTGCTCGCCGATGCCCGCCGTGAACACCAGGGCGTCGAGCCCGCCGAGCGCCGCCACGAGGGAGCCGGCCTCCCGCACCGCCCGGTAGACGAAGAGGTCGAGGGCTTCCGCCGCCCGCGGATCGTCGGAATCCTGCAGCACCCGCAC comes from the Methylobacterium currus genome and includes:
- a CDS encoding AAA family ATPase encodes the protein MSTQTGTLVEPPVEPGSEIPAFLTRLLAEEGPVERIDTHVSTVLLAGDRVLKLKRAVRFPYLDFSTPERRLAACAAELAVNRRTAPGLYRGVHRITRTPDGGLALDGDGPLVDAAVAMRRFPAENLFDRMAGDGRLTPALVTDLAGRLAAFHAKAEVSRQAGGAAAMADLVTLNDRSLRTCGLLQDREVDGLTDRLRARLARHADRLDARRREGRVRRCHGDLTLRNICLFEGVPTPFDALEFDERLATIDVLYDLAFVLMDLWHRGRPDLANRLFNRYLDATGEAPDAGLMPFLMAMRAVIRAHVTASQITAGQITAAQATAGDEAAVREARDYLALARDLLVDRPSRLVAIGGLSGSGKSTLAAALAPRLGAPPGARIVGSDRTRKRLHGVVPLTRLPPGAYAAAVSEQVYAAMRDEAARVLAGGASVVLDAVFDRPAEREAVEGLAASCGVAVQGLWLQAPLATLTERVVTRRGDPSDATPAILAAQARRDCGSIAWHRLDAGLAPERLANEALWVGTPAAAREAGEGKPTAASVLDPALA